One genomic window of Camelina sativa cultivar DH55 chromosome 5, Cs, whole genome shotgun sequence includes the following:
- the LOC104786251 gene encoding uncharacterized protein LOC104786251: protein MADRGGALQLLLRRPFSPRMSILLSLSNIHLWRFQNPILSPSDSRHLYFSHSRRSTVDSVKLVPLNRRRFSYKICAAADEGRGYRLTKRRKRGRKRRELWEQLFEDNVEDDEDDDNDNDNDSGGDGKFDLWKILEEIIDNVWILKALRSYGYLLPFIILSLFFSTGPKAFLVSLAVAIGPSLLFYAFQKLIGWDKRKRTSMANQFGIEDEDEGIVERRRRSRVQYNPSMVRNNVNNGREVNRSSAEMASNFGGWDELDGRSTVPEQPISKPKRKRVRRREKAAAQPLLLRLLVSLFPFLSTYTNMLK from the exons ATGGCGGATAGAGGAGGAgctcttcagcttcttcttcgtcgtccaTTCTCACCGCGAATGTCTATTCTCCTTAGCTTATCAAACATCCACTTATGGCGATTCCAAAACCCTATATTATCTCCCTCCGATTCTCGTCATCTCTATTTCTCTCACTCACGACGCTCTACAGTTGATTCGGTGAAGCTAGTTCCTCTAAATCGCCGGAGATTCAGCTATAAAATATGCGCCGCCGCGGATGAAGGTAGGGGATATCGTTTgacgaaaagaagaaaaagggggAGGAAACGACGGGAGCTTTGGGAGCAACTCTTTGAGGATAATGTTGAAGATGACGAAGACgatgataatgataatgataatgataGTGGTGGTGATGGTAAATTTGACCTGTGGAAGATCTTAGAGGAAATTATAGATAATGTTTGGATTTTAAAG GCGTTAAGATCGTATGGTTATCTCCTCCCGTTCATCATCTTGTCGCTATTTTTCAGCACCGGACCTAAGGCTTTCCTCGTGTCATTAGCCGTAGCCATTGGCCCATCATTGTTATTCTATGCGTTCCAGAAGTTGATTGGTTGGGATAAACGTAAAAGAACATCAATGGCGAATCAGTTTGGGATAGAGGATGAAGACGAAGGCATAGTGGAGAGGAGACGAAGGAGCAGGGTTCAGTACAACCCATCAATGGTTAGAAACAATGTCAATAATGGCCGTGAAGTTAACCGTAGTTCAGCTGAAATGGCTTCTAACTTCGGTGGGTGGGATGAATTAGATGGGCGTTCGACAGTTCCTGAGCAGCCAATAAGCAAACCGAAGAGGaagagagtaagaagaagagaaaaggcaGCAGCACAACCATTGTTGTTAAGAttgttggtttctttgtttccaTTCTTAAGCACTTACACAAACATGCTCAAGTGA
- the LOC109132825 gene encoding myosin-10-like, with protein MAASAKVAVGSHVWVEDTDEAWIDGEVVESDGEEIKVNCQSKMVVAKVNSVYPKDPEFPELGVDDMTKLAYLHEPGFLLNLKSRFNANEIYTYTGNILIAVNPFKRLPHLYGNDIMEQYKGTDFGELSPHPFAVADSAYRKMINEGVSQAILVSGESGAGKTESTKMLMQYLAYMGGKAESEGRSVEQQVLESNPVLEAFGNAKTVRNNNSRWIS; from the exons ATG GCTGCTTCAGCAAAGGTAGCTGTTGGGTCGCATGTCTGGGTGGAAGATACTGATGAAGCCTGGATTGATGGAGAAGTAGTGGAATCTGACGGTGAAGAGATCAAAGTCAATTGCCAATCCAAGATG GTTGTGGCAAAGGTTAATTCTGTCTATCCCAAGGATCCTGAGTTTCCTGAACTTGGTGTGGACGACATGACAAAGCTTGCGTATTTGCATGAACCAGGGTTTCTTCTCAATCTTAAATCCAGATTCAATGCTAATGAAATTTAT ACATACACCGGGAATATATTGATCGCTGTTAACCCCTTTAAAAGATTACCCCACCTATATGGAAATGACATAATGGAACAGTATAAGGGCACAGATTTTGGCGAGCTAAGCCCCCATCCTTTTGCAGTTGCTGATTCTGCATATAG aaaaatgatCAATGAGGGAGTAAGCCAGGCGATCTTGGTGAGTGGAGAAAGCGGTGCTGGGAAGACAGAGAGCACAAAGATGCTCATGCAATATCTTGCATACATGGGTGGAAAAGCTGAGAGTGAAGGACGATCTGTAGAACAGCAAGTTTTGGAG TCAAATCCAGTTTTAGAAGCTTTTGGTAATGCAAAAACCGTCAGAAACAATAATTCAAGGTGGATCTCTTGA
- the LOC104789028 gene encoding myosin-10: MDVVGISPEEQDAIFRIVAAILHLGNIEFAKGEESDAAQPKDDKSRFHLKVAAELFMCDEKALESSLCQRVMVTRGESITKPLDPGSAALSRDALAKIVYSKLFDWLVTKINNSIGQDPSSKYIIGVLDIYGFESFKTNSFEQFCINLTNEKLQQHFNQHVFKMEQEEYTKEEIDWSYIEFIDNQDVLDLIEKKPGGIIALLDEACMFPRSTHDTLAQKLYQTFNSHKRFTKPKLARTDFTICHYAGDVTYQTELFLDKNKDYVVGEHQSLMNSSDCSFVSSLFPKPREESSKTSKFSSIGSQFKQQLQSLLETLNTTEPHYIRCVKPNNVLKPDIFENANVLHQLRCGGVMEAIRISCAGYPTRKPFNEFLTRFRILAPEATARSFDEVDACKKLLAKVELKGFQIGKTKVFLRAGQMAEMDAHRAEVLGYSARIIQRKVRTYQSRKKYILLQSASTEIQAFCRGRIARVQFEAKRKEAASVKIQKQARTYICQTAFKKLCVSAISIQTGLRAMDARVEYRYRKKRQAAIIIQSQIRKCLCRRRYLRTKKAAITTQCGWRVKVARRELRKLKMAAKETGALQDAKTKLEKEVEELTLCLELEKQMRMELNETKTQEVEELRLALNDMEIELGETQETKSEEILKLESALQDMQLEFEELAKELEMTNDLAAENEQLKDLVSSLQRKIDISGTNHEETSKLSEERVKQEVPVIDQGVIIKLEAENQKLKELVSTLEKKINALDRKDDVTSSNISDQLKESASSDYEMLSNLAAENERLKALVSSLENGTNENDGNDSSNEQKEETHMLKEERLAEDVSVDNEMTNKLAAENKDFSDMVNLLEKKINETEKKYEEANRLCEERLKQVVDAETKLIELKTTMQRLEEKVSDMEAEDKILRKQALFNSASQKTSPQVSFSRPPPVENGHHASLAPIPSRRFGAMSFRRSQPEQQPHEYVDVLLKCVSQNVGFSHGKPVAALTIYKCLIHWKLFEAEKTSAFDRIVPIFGSAIENPEDDNNLAYWLTNTSTLLFLLQRSLKSHSTTGASPKKPPQPTSFFGRMTQGFRSTSSASLSGDVVQQVDARYPALLFKQQLTAYIETIYGIFQENVKRELAAVLSSCIQGLKDLSHESSAETLSAESSEQNSPEKPSEENPLEKLSEDNSPAEPSEDKSPEKPSEENSQAKLPEDNPQEKLSEENPQASPSAENPQASPSAENSTAKPSEENSPTKTWQDVIDLLNRLLGTLKKNYVPLFLAQKIFSQTFQEINVQLFNSLMERECCTFIMGKKVNAWLNELESWCSQATEEYIGSSWDELKHTRQAVVLLVTEQKSTITYDDLTTNLCPALSTQQLYRISTLCKIDDHEYQNVTPDVISKLKLLITDEDEESRSFLLDNNSSIPFEADEISNCMQEKDFANVKPAVELTDNPNFHFLKD; the protein is encoded by the exons ATGGACGTTGTTGGGATTAGTCCTGAAGAACAG GATGCAATCTTCCGCATAGTTGCTGCCATTCTTCATCTAGGAAACATAGAGTTTGCTAAGGGTGAAGAGTCAGATGCTGCACAACCTAAGGACGATAAATCCCGGTTCCATCTAAAAGTGGCTGCAGAACTTTTCAT gtGTGATGAGAAAGCTCTAGAGAGCTCCTTATGCCAAAGGGTGATGGTGACTCGTGGTGAAAGCATTACAAAGCCTCTTGATCCCGGTAGTGCAGCACTAAGCAGAGATGCTCTTGCCAAGATTGTCTATTCTAAATTGTTTGATTG GCTTGTGACTAAGATCAATAACTCCATTGGCCAAGACCCAAGTTCTAAATACATAATTGGAGTCCTGGATATTTATGGATTCGAGAGTTTCAAGACAAACAG ttttgaACAGTTTTGTATAAACCTGACAAACGAGAAGCTGCAGCAGCATTTTAACCAG CATGTGTTCAAGATGGAGCAAGAAGAATAtactaaagaagagattgacTGGAGTTACATAGAGTTCATTGATAATCAGGATGTCCTTGATCTTATAGAGAAG AAACCTGGTGGCATTATTGCCCTTCTTGATGAGGCTTG TATGTTTCCAAGATCAACACATGATACACTTGCGCAAAAGCTATACCAGACATTTAATAGCCACAAGCGTTTTACCAAGCCAAAATTGGCTCGTACTGACTTTACCATTTGCCATTATGCTGGTGAT GTCACCTATCAGACTGAGCTGTTTTTGGACAAGAACAAAGATTATGTTGTTGGAGAACATCAATCTCTCATGAACTCTTCAGATTGTTCCTTTGTCTCATCGTTGTTCCCAAAACCGCGAGAGGAATCCTCCAAAACATCAAAGTTCTCATCGATAGGCTCTCAGTTCAAG CAACAACTACAATCTCTGCTTGAGACGTTGAACACCACTGAGCCACACTATATACGTTGTGTTAAACCAAACAACGTTCTTAAGCCAGACATTTTTGAGAACGCTAATGTTCTACATCAACTTAGGTGTGGG GGTGTCATGGAAGCCATTAGGATTAGTTGTGCTGGATATCCTACTAGGAAGCCTTTCAATGAATTTTTAACCAGGTTCCGGATTTTGGCTCCAGAGGCTACGGCTAGAAG CTTTGACGAAGTCGACGCTTGCAAAAAGCTACTAGCAAAAGTTGAACTTAAAGGTTTTCAG ATAGGGAAGACAAAGGTGTTTCTTAGGGCAGGTCAGATGGCAGAAATGGATGCTCACCGAGCTGAAGTTCTTGGCTATTCAGCAAGGATTATACAGAGGAAAGTCCGTACGTATCAATCTCGCAAAAAATATATTCTGTTGCAGTCCGCTTCAACTGAAATCCAAGCCTTTTGTAGAG GACGTATTGCACGCGTTCAGTTTGAGGCCAAGAGAAAAGAAGCTGCTTCTGTGAAAATTCAGAAGCAGGCGCGGACATATATCTGTCAGACAGCCTTTAAAAAGTTGTGTGTTTCAGCTATTTCTATTCAGACTGGGTTGCGTGCAATGGATGCTCGAGTTGAATATCGATACAGGAAGAAGAGACAAGCGGCAATCATTATTCAA AGTCAAATCAGAAAATGTTTGTGTCGACGGCGGTATTTGAGAACGAAGAAAGCAGCTATTACCACTCAATGTGGCTGGAGAGTGAAAGTTGCACGCCGAGAATTGCGGAAGCTTAAAATG GCTGCAAAGGAAACAGGAGCCCTTCAAGACGCTAAAACTAAGCTTGAAAAGGAAGTGGAAGAACTCACTTTATGCTTAGAGCTCGAGAAACAAATGAGG ATGGAGCTTAACGAAACCAAAACTCAAGAAGTCGAAGAGTTGCGGTTAGCTTTAAATGACATGGAAATTGAGCTCGGGGAAACTCAAGAAACCAAAAGTGAGGAGATTTTGAAGTTGGAGTCTGCCTTACAAGACATGCAACTCGAATTTGAAGAACTTGCTAAGGAGTTGGAGATGACGAATGATCTTGCTGCAGAAAATGAACAGCTCAAG GATTTGGTGAGCTCGTTGCAAAGGAAAATTGATATATCCGGGACCAATCATGAAGAAACAAGTAAGCTAAGTGAAGAGAGGGTGAAACAGGAGGTTCCCGTCATTGACCAAGGTGTAATCATCAAACTCGAAGCTGAAAATCAAAAATTGAAG GAACTGGTCAGTACactggagaagaagatcaatGCATTAGACAGAAAGGACGACGTAACAAGCTCAAATATCTCAGATCAGTTGAAAGAGAGTGCTTCATCTGATTATGAGATGTTGAGTAATCTTGCAGCAGAAAATGAACGTCTCAAG GCACTTGTGAGTTCATTAGAGAATGGAACTAATGAAAACGATGGGAATGATTCATCAAACGAGCAAAAGGAAGAGACACACATGctgaaagaagagagattggCAGAAGATGTTTCGGTTGATAACGAAATGACCAACAAGCTGGCTGCTGAAAACAAAGACTTCTCT GATATGGTAAATTtgttggaaaagaaaataaacgaaacagagaagaagtaCGAGGAAGCAAATAGACTTTGTGAAGAAAGGCTTAAGCAGGTTGTAGACGCAGAGACAAAACTAATCGAGTTAAAAACAACTATGCAAAG GCTCGAGGAAAAGGTCTCTGACATGGAAGCAGAAGATAAAATTCTTCGGAAGCAAGCATTGTTTAATTCAGCTTCTCAGAAAACGTCACCCCAGGTGTCATTTTCCAGACCGCCA CCAGTGGAGAACGGACATCAT GCATCACTTGCTCCTATACCATCAAGAAGGTTTGGGGCAATGTCTTTCAGACGATCTCAGCCTGAACAACAACCTCAC GAATATGTTGACGTCCTTCTCAAATGTGTATCACAAAATGTCGGTTTCAGCCATGGAAAGCCCGTTGCAGCATTAACAATATACAAATGTCTCATACACTGGAAACTATTCGAAGCAGAGAAAACTAGTGCCTTTGACCGTATTGTTCCTATTTTTGGTTCAGCTATAGAG AACCCAGAAGATGATAACAATCTGGCTTATTGGCTAACAAACACATCTACGCTGCTGTTTTTGCTtcaaagaagcttgaaatccCATAGTACAACCGGTGCAAGTCCGAAGAAACCTCCTCAGCCAACTTCATTTTTTGGGAGGATGACACAG GGTTTCCGTTCAACCTCTTCGGCCAGCCTTTCAGGTGACGTAGTGCAACAAGTAGATGCTCGATATCCTGCTTTACTTTTCAAGCAGCAGCTTACAGCCTACATTGAAACTATATATGGAATATTTCAAGAGAATGTGAAGAGAGAACTAGCAGCCGTGCTTTCGTCCTGTATTCAG GGACTGAAAGATTTATCACATGAGTCCTCTGCAGAGACTTTATCTGCTGAATCATCTGAACAGAACTCACCAGAAAAGCCATCTGAAGAGAATCCACTGGAAAAGCTGTCTGAAGATAATTCACCAGCAGAGCCATCTGAAGATAAGTCACCAGAAAAACCATCTGAAGAGAACTCACAGGCAAAGCTACCCGAAGATAATCCACAAGAAAAGCTATCCGAAGAGAATCCACAGGCAAGTCCATCCGCAGAGAACCCACAGGCAAGTCCATCCGCAGAGAATTCAACGGCAAAGCCATCTGAAGAGAATTCACCCACGAAAACTTGGCAAGACGTCATAGATCTTTTAAATCGGCTTCTTGGCACATTGAAGAAAAATTAC gttcctctgtttcttgctcAGAAGATTTTCAGCCAAACATTCCAAGAAATCAACGTTCAACTCTTTAATAG CCTTATGGAACGTGAATGCTGCACATTCATCATGGGCAAGAAAGTGAATGCCTGGTTAAATGAACTCGAGTCATGGTGTAGTCAGGCAACTGAAGAG TATATAGGATCTTCATGGGATGAACTCAAACACACGAGACAAGCCGTGGTGCTCCTG GTTACAGAACAGAAGTCCACAATTACATATGATGATCTTACAACTAACCTCTGCCCA GCTCTTAGTACTCAGCAATTGTATAGAATATCTACCCTCTGCAAAATTGATGATCACGAGTATCAGAATGTAACTCCAGAC GTGATTTCCAAGTTGAAACTTCTAATTacagatgaagacgaagaaagtCGTTCGTTCTTGTTAGACAATAATTCCAG CATCCCCTTTGAAGCCGATGAAATCTCCAACTGTATGCAAGAAAAAGATTTTGCCAATGTAAAACCAGCTGTGGAACTCACTGATAACCCTAACTTCCACTTTCTGAAGGACTGA